In the Ricinus communis isolate WT05 ecotype wild-type chromosome 3, ASM1957865v1, whole genome shotgun sequence genome, GATTTTAGTCTTCCTTTCTAGTGTTTGACTTGAAAATCTTAAATTGTGTGTTGGTAAAACATTCTCCTTCCCTTCCCTTCCCCGTCTCTCTGACATAGCTTTAGAGCTCAAAGAAAGCTTCCTGCAAATTGAAAATGCCTTCTTCCGTTCTGCATCAACACAGGCATTTTTTCCCACTTTATGCACAGAATCCTGAAATGTCTTTGATTCATCGTGGTTAATAGACAAAGGCATGGTCAAGGCCCCAGGTAAGGAATTAGAATGGGATTGGGAAGGTTGCACTGCAGGAGTCACAAGCACATAGTCATTCTTCCCATCACTCGTTTGGCATGCATCCAAAGATCCTGAGAATAGTCTAACCTGACACGGCTTTTCTGAACTCGTGATTTTGCTGTACTCTGTTGATTTACCATTACGGTTCTCATGCTGTAGCGCATCACGACTGCCGCCCTGCAGCACTAACGACCCTAAAGTAGCCATAGGGAGAGATTGTCCGTTAGATAGTGAATGCCAATGTTTTGGGTCTCCATTCTCGTTATTATGACCATCTCTTTTGTCAAAGCGAACAGAAAATTCAAGAGTTGAGTTCCTCATAGTCCCACTCCTGCATAGCTTCTCCAATCCCAAATTGCACTTACCAGGTATGTCCCTTAGCTCACTTCTCTCAATTTCTGCCCTCATATTTTCTGAGCCGAGTTTTAGGAGGTTCGTCGTGCCATTTGCCTCTCCATCACTAGCCCTTTTTGGAGTTGAGCTTGAAGGCTCCAATGACAGCTTCCGACTGATCCGACATGGTCTATCATCAGTAGAAACAAAATGATTGACTTCATGCTTTGACTCTATTCCTGATTGTTTAGCTTCCACCTGCATTAAGAAAATACAACTTCTGAAGGACCACATTCTTGGGAACACTGAAAAGAAGACCTACTGGCAATACCTCTGTGCTAATATCTAGATCAATTTGAACACTCTGAGTTCTGCAGCTGTGCTCAGTAACTCCAGCCTCGGCATGTTTTACAGTCATAGCTCGGGCTTTTTGGTCAAAAGCCTGTCTGTTGTATTTGTATTCCCTGCTCTGCACATTCCGCCAAGCATATTAGAAAACACAGACTTCTTTGTTTACCAGTTTGTAATTCTAACCTCATCAGTCTTTGAGCATATTACTCACTGCTTCACACATTAGGCCATCATCAGGATTTGGTTCACTCAATAACAATCCTATACTTGTTAGAACAGTAG is a window encoding:
- the LOC8284804 gene encoding uncharacterized protein LOC8284804 isoform X2 — translated: MAQAARLNLRMQKELKLLLSDPPPEIKGPEGTVYAEGIFTIKIQIPERYPFQPPGVTFATPIYHPNIDNGGRICLDILNLPPKGAWQPSLNISTVLTSIGLLLSEPNPDDGLMCEASREYKYNRQAFDQKARAMTVKHAEAGVTEHSCRTQSVQIDLDISTEVEAKQSGIESKHEVNHFVSTDDRPCRISRKLSLEPSSSTPKRASDGEANGTTNLLKLGSENMRAEIERSELRDIPGKCNLGLEKLCRSGTMRNSTLEFSVRFDKRDGHNNENGDPKHWHSLSNGQSLPMATLGSLVLQGGSRDALQHENRNGKSTEYSKITSSEKPCQVRLFSGSLDACQTSDGKNDYVLVTPAVQPSQSHSNSLPGALTMPLSINHDESKTFQDSVHKVGKNACVDAERKKAFSICRKLSLSSKAMSERRGREGKENVLPTHNLRFSSQTLERKTKIGQELSLGPLTQLQGCSGDISQLLLHSREFPNESQRQRPNQHRDGKLAWGIREREEESPVVESVIVLDSEDSEEENNGLIRSKLPLVRRRIGKRKTQA
- the LOC8284804 gene encoding uncharacterized protein LOC8284804 isoform X1 gives rise to the protein MAQAARLNLRMQKELKLLLSDPPPGASFPFLSPDFDLSSLSTIHAQIKGPEGTVYAEGIFTIKIQIPERYPFQPPGVTFATPIYHPNIDNGGRICLDILNLPPKGAWQPSLNISTVLTSIGLLLSEPNPDDGLMCEASREYKYNRQAFDQKARAMTVKHAEAGVTEHSCRTQSVQIDLDISTEVEAKQSGIESKHEVNHFVSTDDRPCRISRKLSLEPSSSTPKRASDGEANGTTNLLKLGSENMRAEIERSELRDIPGKCNLGLEKLCRSGTMRNSTLEFSVRFDKRDGHNNENGDPKHWHSLSNGQSLPMATLGSLVLQGGSRDALQHENRNGKSTEYSKITSSEKPCQVRLFSGSLDACQTSDGKNDYVLVTPAVQPSQSHSNSLPGALTMPLSINHDESKTFQDSVHKVGKNACVDAERKKAFSICRKLSLSSKAMSERRGREGKENVLPTHNLRFSSQTLERKTKIGQELSLGPLTQLQGCSGDISQLLLHSREFPNESQRQRPNQHRDGKLAWGIREREEESPVVESVIVLDSEDSEEENNGLIRSKLPLVRRRIGKRKTQA